ACCTTTAGTGTAGCATTTTAACCACACTCCAAgtatttgtgcatttatttcaaGCAGTTGTTTGTCTTTACTGGCTTCAGTCCAACGATATAGCAGGCAGGTCTTGTACACAGTGTTTGTCATCCCCTCGGTGCCCCCCTCCCCTTTCACTGCTTGGACTGCTCCATTTCGCATCTGAAAATATCTGATAGTTGGAGAAGAGTTCTTCATGTCAGGGACTGCTGTAGCCTCAGCACAAAGAGTACTGTAGCTCCTGGATCACATAAGGTAATATTTCCTgctaagttttatttttaaccttttattagCACATTTTCTGTGACCTAGTTCTAAAAGGAAAATTTTCAGCAGCTATGCAGATGCCTCTTCCAGAagtacttgttttgttttctcagatGAGCATGCATTTTTGTGTTTACCTTTCAAAAATGACTCAGATTCTTAACAAATAACGACAGTAATAGTCATGATCATTTTAGTTAAGGTATATAtccaaaatatatattatttggCAACATTAGCTCTTGATTTGTTGTTATGTATGTGTTGTCTattcacatgatttttttttttttttttttttacagttaagCAAATGGACGAGAAAGAGTTGAGTGATCCCCTGAATAATGTATCACTGATTAAAGGTAAACAAactattattattctttttttaaatggacaGACAGAATTGAAGTGAATGACTTGACATTGTTTTGCTCTTGAAATGGCTCTTACCTGACACAGCATATCTTACTAACTGACagtgtgaggagagaaaaaagcatGAGTCACAGTTGAAACGAGTGTCTGGACCTGTGAAGACAGTTTGGCTTTGGAGCTTACAGTGCTATAGATGGCCTTGTTTTAGAGGGTGATTTCTCTAGTGTCAACAGCTTATTAGAAGATGGAATCTCTTTACACAGAGGGCACATCAGCTGACTAATGTGTGTTAGCTGTGACATTTAAGGACACTGATCAAATAAAATCCAGGGGATAATGAAGTGAGTGCAATACAGAGAACATAAAAATCAACTGTGTATGACTCAGACAGTATCTGCAAGCATGTTAGTGAATGAATCAATTTTGCATGATGAATGAATTTGTAATGCTACACTGCACAGTACATAGGGAGCACAAAGCAAACAGTGTCCTCACGACAACAGTAGCTCAGTCATTTGATGAGGGTATCTCTCAGTTTCTGTCACATACAGCACATTTTGGAGGTGTTTGTGGCTGAGACTCAATATCACCTCCCAGCCATTTGATTAGCAGTTTTATAGAGACTCATTGAATACTGGAGACCTTCAGTGCGAGCAGCGCTAACCCTCGGAATGCTGTCACATTCATTGGGAAGGAAACCGACAGCAGGAAAGATGGACCATGATGGCTCTAGCCTTCAGCACTTGAGCTAAAAAAAGACATTCTCCTACAATTTTTTCTGTCGTCACTTGAGGCAGTGTGATGCTCAATATCCTCAACTAGTCAGAGAGGTATTTTTACCCAAAGACTAATCGCATTATCACTTTGTCAGGTGTCATTCTGTGACACTAAGACATGATGGCTCTAATAACTTATGTTACTAAAGATAACACGTTGGATGCCCTCATCTGAGGTGCTCTTTTCAGAGGACATTCTTCTTTCACACAAACTGGACTGAGATGGTTCTACTTACAGGGAGCCCACTCACATTCTGAGTCTCACTCATGCATATGCATGCATCAAGGAACACACAacctcatacacacatgcaggacATAGCACTGCCCGCCCATCCTTTGTCTGGCACACAGCTGGGTGGTCATGTGTTTGAGTCAGAGGGTGCCACCAGCCTCCAGCAGTCGCTTCATACCCGTTAATTTTAGTGGCATTTATCAATGCCATCTGGTGGCACTATTAAacaattcaatttattttaGTTGTATAGTGCCagatcacaacagaagttataaacagtatgtgagtgtgtgtgtttgtacagtgtcTTTATTCAGCCAAGTGTGCTAGACGCAGTGAAATCACAGTTtgcaaaacaaatgcagcattTCATGGCAGCCTCACTCCTCTAATGTGTCCATTTATGGTGCACATGCGTGACCTGtctcaactgttttttttttgttttgttttttctgcctctgccaAATGCTCAGTCTGAGATGAGGTCATCTCTTTTCCTAGCCATGGTAGATTAGGGGATCAAGATATTCAGTGGGCTTTTGCAAAGACCAAGTATTTGTGGAGCTTGTTTCCTCTTCTAGGAAACACAACAGACCCCTGGCAACCCTGGCAAGTCCATTCCCTTTGTGTATTGTTTACAGTAACTTGCTGTTAACAAGCAATGCAGACGTGCTAGAGACTCATATGTCACTGGGGTAATGGACAATTTGGAAGGAAAGCGTGGATAAAAAATGCAGATAATGCAGTTGTGTCTATTTCTGGGTTGGTAATTAGTTTATGTAATAGGCCTATTTTAATATCTTGGGAAATCATCTAACATGCCAGCCCTGGTTAAATATTTGGGACTGAAGCAAAATTAATATAGTGGAACTCTGAGTTATCCTTCTATTTTTATAGTATTGAATTGCCATCATTATTGCCTGATGTATCATGGTTTAAACTTTACTTTCTAATGTTTCTGTATGCACTCCAGTGATTTGGTAGGAAGTTAATCTCTGCTCTTTCAGCTAGATACTCTCATGTTAGGAGAATGGATCTTCTAGCTTGGGTAATcatttttgttctgtatttcaTTCTCAGATGATCTGACAAGGTCAAACATGGGGTCCTctggtgactcagaaaaaattATCCAGCGTTTGAATGATGAACTTCGAGAAGCCCAGGACGTAGCTAATACTGAGAAACACAAATGCATGGAACTACAAGGTAACATTCTGTTCTCTCCACTTTACCCACAAATACAtgagataaatgaataaataaaataataaataaacgcGATTATATTTTGCAGGTAtcctggaggaagagagaaaagaaaataaacaacaagcTGATGAATCTGCAAAACAGATAAAGCTTCTTCAAGGTATATTTCTGTGTTGTATGAAGCCACCTGCTCTTGCTTACAACTGATGGATTGGAGAGTAAACTGGCTGAATTGTACCGCTATCTTGTCCAAGTAAACATGTcaacacaaataattaaaatactgaCCCTGGTTCGGACAGGCCAGCTGCGGCAGCTCCAAGATGAAATGGGCATTCTCAGAGGGCAGATAGATGTTTCCTCCAGTTCACGCGACGAGCTACAAAGTGCACGTGATGAAGTGAAGTCACTGAAACGTGCCCTGGAGTCAGCCACTGCTGAGCGGGACCGTGATGTCTCTGCTATCCAGACTAACCTGGCAACCGTCTCGACGGATCTGGACAAGTGGCGTCAGACTGCCAACAAATACGAGCATGAGATTGACAACCTACAGCGTGAccttcagcagcagagcaaGCAGTGGCAAAAAACTGCAGAGATACAAGGTACTACATGGTGCACGTACACATATTTATACCAACTATGAGGACAATAAAGTGATTGTATCACTGGTACAATAATTATGGTCATAGTGTTATTTAATTTAGTCATAAAGTGAAAGGTATTTTCCCTAGCTAGGAAGTTCTCTCAGTTTTTCTTAAtatttacaaattacaaaacaatatGATTTGCCTAAATAGGATTAGATTGTGGGGTTGCCACTGTGAATGAGAGAGCTTTGTAGCTGCGTTCTCTGCTCAAGAAAATTGTTTAATGGCCACATGATTTGAAATATGTCTTCATGTACACTAGCCTGTTCAAGCTCAGAGAAAATGTTGAAAGATATTATTATAAACGTGATCATTTTCACTTTATCTGTAAGCTAATTAAGAACAGAGcatctgctttttttccctcacagcTAGTGAGCTGCAGTCCATGCAGGTGGAGTGTAATGGCCTTCAGAAGGAATGTTCTGTCCTGCGATCTGAGAAACAGGACATTGTGAATAAGCACCAGAAGGAAAGGAGCAGTCTGCAAAGTGAATGTGCTTCCCTCAGGGCTGAGAAGGAGGAACTCCTCAAGACTTACCAGAAAGACAAGGGCAACCTGCAGAGTGAATGTGCAGCACTGCGCTCTGAGAAAGAGGCAGTgctgcagaagcagcagcagctggagaaggACCTTTCCAGGTCAGTGAGCAATATTACCACAAATTCAGCTTCACCCCCACCTTTGTGCTCCGTCTGTCTCGTTTGCTTGACTCTGCTCCAACATCTTTTGCTCTACAGTGCATATATACATACTCCTATGTTTGTGATCCTCCACCTATTGaactcagtgttgtttttttttactaatagTTCACGTGCCCAGAATGCTGAACTGAGCAACAGCCTCAAAGCCCTAGAGAGATCccagcaggagctggagaagagGCTCGCATCCCTGCAGCTCCAGCACCAGCAGGATAGCACCAAGTTGCAAACCCAACTGGATGAGGCAGACAGTCGCAGCAaggctctgcagagagaggTATGCTCTCAAAATAAAAGGATATTATCCTGAGTGAGCTAGGCCCTTATTTGACAAGCCTCTCACAATCACTTCTAAGAATTACATCTAATATCATCAATCTTAGACCTGACAGTTACTGAAGACCCGGTATATCATGGATGCTTTTCACTCACATTGTTCAATCCTGTTACCTGCTGGCGACATTATGGCTTGCACTTTACTTGGGCTTTCACACATAAATGAAGCCCGAAGTGATGTGTTAGGCTTGaaatctattttattctatGTCCGCACGCAAGTACATGATTGTGTATTGATCTGTGAGTTGAGTCAAAACAATCCTGAGTGCACAGCGACTGAATGGATCCAGTGTAAACACTGCCAGaggactgcagctgctgctggtttgCTGCTGACCATACTGCTTTACACAGCTAATGTTGACAAGGTGTTACAGTATTTATGAAACTTCCTACATGCACTCTCAGTGAAGGGTAGAGGTTTTCCTTTGAGAGCAACATACAGAACcatcaaatgaaatgaacttttttgttttgttgaggtTGCGGTATGGATTCACCAAAATACAGATGGATACAGTAATTTgatgcaggaaaaacaaaattaaatacagaaaacagcaacactTGTATGACTACTCCCCCAAGattaaaggtcaaaaatacatttagaaaatgtatttagtGTACAGTAAAACAGATTGCAGATTTTGCTGTACATGTGTACTGTTCACACAGACTATTTAGCCACAACATAAGTGATCAAGTATGAAtaacctatatatatatatatatatatatatatatatatatataatttttttttttttttttgatacaatGGTATCGCTCCATTTAGggtttattctttttttgtgcttgtaTTATTCATTATTGCCTGACAGTAAGGCGTTCTAAGAAATCACCAAatagttttaaagttttttcttaatttttcttACCATTGCTATTGGTGGTAAAATTGCTTAATTTGCATGGTAGTTGAGGACAAGAGGAAATTACTCATTTTTTCTAAGAAAGCTGATAAAATGCTGTTACTCCAATGCGTAAAACAGTACCAAGCAGGCCTAGGTGAAACTCAAAGCATTTTGGCTGAAATAGGACTGTCTTTCTCCTCAAAAACAATAAGTAAACGCCCTGATCCTTTATCTGTCCATTTGGCCCCTGGCTGCTGTTTCACTGGTATGTAGAgtcttatgttgtttttgtaatttatttgcCTGTATACATGATTTGATATCGTAGCCAAGCTTAAAATCAGTTCCAATGTCATaagattaaagtttaatttacaaATGGTGGGCATTTAGGACTTGAGGCTATGTTGCCAAACATTTAGATGACTAACAGACGGACAGCAGATCTCTGTGGTCATCTACTCcagttttcttttgctgttttcaaCACCTGGAGACTAAGTTAGACAACAGCTTTCTCTCATAAGCCTCTCATATAAAAGTGGGCTAAGTATGCGTCACTGGGTATTTTGAGCCAGTTAGGACTGATTTTCTATTTTGAGACAACTGATAAAGACAGACCCTGAACCAGTCGCCCTCTGTAATTTTCACCCAGCCCAGGAGAAAGAGGCAGCCAACACAGCTGAATGTTGAAGTCGACATAGCATTTACAATACTGACCACAGGTTCAAGCACTGGTTAATTTGCTGGAATAAGGACCTTACAAAATAAAGTGATACTATAAGATTTGGACTATTAAGCGGAAAGGGCAGCAACTtcagtttgaaaacattttcaaccaCCCGCTTAGGAACGGCCCCCTTAGCTAGTGAGATAGTGATTCTAAACAAATCTGCCGCACCATTTACATGACTATGAAATGAATTCAAAGCAGCCTGCTGGCTGGATGGGGATCACTCGCTGCTCTGACACTGTGACAAGATGGGCAGTGATATATAGAAGAAAGCAGAGATGAAGTCATTTTTGACCACAAGTCATTCATCCCAAAGTGGTGTTGCACTTTAGTCATTGAATGAAAGTGGAAACTGAGAGGTCTTACGGTTGTCTTTATGAAGGGTACACTACGCTCACCCTGATTAGCTAAATGTATACAAAATTCAGCAGTATGCTGCTGGGCAGGACGTTCAGCAGTACCCAGATTAACAATACATTACAATGAAGTAACTGATGAATCTATGTGTTTagtttaaattgatttttttataataatagtaacatGATTTGCTTTGCAGTATGAGGAGGCTAAGACAGAGCTGTCAGACCTAAAGGAAAAGTATGAGAAGACTGAGCAGGAGAAACAGTTGCTCACAGATGAACTTGAGGGATGCAAAGCCAACATGAAGGAATTACAGGAGAAAGGAACAAAGGTGAGTGATTATCTAacactcaacacaaacaaaaatacatcgTTTGACAAATTATATATGCAGAGTAGCATAAAGTGTAGAAATAATAACGGCACCATAGCTTTTGTTTTCATAGGAAGCAAACATCAGCAGTTGTATTGGTTTTGGGAGCTTGAAATTGCTTGCTTCAGATTTAGCAACATTGTTCTAAACGTGTTTTGATTTTGTGCAATGTCTTAAGGCGTAAAAGGTGAATCTTTATTGAgattcacaatatttttttaacctcaGCACACCTGCTCCCTTCTACTCATCCACTGTCTTTTACTGTTGCTTTTAGACATTGACATGTGTGACATTGAGATTTGTATACGCATCAATTATAGACACAGACTACTGACTGAGGAGTTTATTAATAAAGCTACGCCCAACTAAAGTATGTCCCATTGCAGTTGATTACTATAATATCCCTTCCCTTCTGTAGACATCCCTATTGCTGCCTGTTCAAGCCATAGTCATCGGCCTTATCCTGGCTTTGCTGTATTGGTGCTTCGGCGCATTGTGGTAGTAAGGTACACATTACTCCTGTCAAGTCGGCCTACATCTTTCATTCTCATCAGTGTCTTTTAGATCATTGCATGACCTAATCAGGTTTTCctcatttcccagaatgccttcCTCTGGGGAAACTTCAAAAATTAACGTCTCAGAAATCTAACCTCTCTAATCATACAGTTCCAACATCTGACATCTGTTTGTCTTGTCTGGATGGCTAATGCTTAACAACTGTTTCTCTCAGTTGGCCTGGATGGGCTTATCTCTATCTTGAAAGAGCTGTTTTTAACTTGTGTTCTCTGTGTACTGCATTGGTCTCAATGGCAAACTCCCCCCTGTCAAAGCTTTGGCAATCCTTGGACGGGCAGTTTCATGTGGTGATGCTCATGTTTCCATTTCTGTGTCACCACTTGTTTCAGAAACCGTGGATGATCTGGGGACCTGTGGTTGCTGTGGCTCTAACAgctgtgactgctgctgtgCTCTTCAGGACCTGAGGGCAActcattcaaacaaacacaaataaatccGTATTTGTCATCAGATTTGTCcgcactgaaactgaaaaacttGCCCCCTTATCATATCTGCACTATTAATTAGGAGGGCTCATACTTAACACTGTTTAGTTTTAAAGATGCTCTATTTTAGATGGCAGAGAAGTTAATAAAAGAATGTCAGTTCTGTGTGCAAatgaatatgtttgtttgtatgtctgtTCTGTGAAGCAGGGGTCATGTCATGTGGGTCATTTCTTTTCGGTTGCTATTTTGACTTATTGTCCATTAATGAATGTAAAGATACTCTTCACACTAAATTAATTCTAAATATATATGAGGATATTTTGGGGGTTTGAACCTTCCTAAATGTAACACATCTCTGTAATTGTcagaataataaatattatcacAATAATGTAGCCCCTAATCGAGTGCAAGTTGAATGCCCTAGATATATAACAATACATCAGTGGATGGTTGTGGCGGGCACCGCTAAGTAGGAATTTATATTGTAGTTTCTCAACAGAGCGTCATTAACAGAATCACAGCAACTCGCCCTGAGAGCCATTTCCATCACTGACAGGATCTTGTTCAGAACTGCACTATCCatctcttgtgtgtttgtcttctacTTTCCTTCGGCCTTCTGCTTTTCATTGAATATGCATGATGataaaatattgaatttatttagGACACTTTTTTGTGTCTGCACTAGTTGCCAGCCTCTCAAATTCAGTTGACATCTCAGCATTGCCTACTATTTCTGAACAGAGGAGGATAAAACGAAGAATTTATTACCCAACCTAACTTATTACCCAACATTGAAAACATGGACAAGGTTAAGTTAGGTGCAAGAGACAAATTATTGAACATGGCAATCAAATATAGACTGTGCAATATAACACAACACTACATTATTTAAATGCATGGTATTCTGTGATATTGTGTCGCATCTTACCAGTAGCGACCACAGGAAACTGGTGTGATACTTTAAATGTCATGGTTTTTGAAACTGATATTACACTCATCTGAACTTGTAAACAAGCCCAAACATTGATTTCGTATTCATTCAGTTTTCTATTGGTTAAATGTTTGCATGCATTATGAGTTTGGGAAAAATCTCAAATGTTATCATTGAATATATCTACTAAGTTGCTGTGTTTATGGTaattttgactttgtttgaTTCCCTGTAAATAAGTACAAAATCTATGTATTTTGTAAAGAGATGGAAAGGTATAGTTTCTTGGATTTAAAGTTTATGAATAATTGCTCTAAAATGTAAGAGTGACGTCAATTAAAGATCTTAAGCTCATAATTGCATGTTATAGTCATTGCATAAGCACAAAGTCACTGAAGCCACCAAGCTATGTTTAGATGAGGTTAGACCTCCTGTTACTGTAGGTTTTGCCTCTGAATCATCATATTGAGAACATTGTGACCTTGTATAGAGCAACACTCGCAGCATAGCTACAGTAAATCTAAGGTAAGTTGTGGGTATTGTCCACCCACATTATGACTTTTGttagtatattaaggaacaggaaatgtattttgataaatatttttgcttCTACCCTCCAGACAAAATGATTTGTTATGTTAGTTCTCCCATCTCTTATCCCCTGTTTTGCAGATGATACTGAAAGAACCTTTTGATGCTGACAGCAGGGAGCACAGTGTTTTCCTCAAAGACAGATTTTCTCAAGTGAACACAGTGTGTACATCAGCTGGCAAACAATGGACCATGGAAGTGGACAGAGCAAATCCACAGTATACACAGTGGTACAGTGAACACATGCACTATGTGGCCAGACTTACTAGCATCCCGCAGTTTGACAAAATGAGAGAGAGTTTACGTCATCATTGgctcttttaaaatgttaaagggGCATGccggtcttttttttttactgcatggCTAGTATGTTTGTTCAgagccccctccctccacactTTTGTGACATCAGAATTCAGCAGGCATTGTCTCATGAATTCAGTAACTTTCCAAAATCAATGATTTGACATTCACCCCCAGTTCACGCAGGGATTGGTCGGCTGTGCAGAGGTGTGAAAGGAGGCAGGGTCGGTactctgtttttcattcttcactCATCTATTTCTGTCCCTGACTGAAACACCCCTTACTTGTTTAAACAATATTGCATATTCTCCTTCCCTGTGGTAGCTGGCTTTTTAATCCATCTTCAAGTTTGGaacaaatgtaaacatttgAATTTCGATGTGATTGAACGACACATCTTATGATCTAGAACTGTTTGAGCATAACCCAACCCTTACTTCTTCTGTGGCTCTAGGGGAGGTTTCTTAAGTTGACTGGCATGATGGGAATTGTAGGATCCTAGGGAGTAAAAGTGAGGATATCTCAGTCTCTGCTGCCTCAATTTTCACAGTCCATTTTTAAATATCTCTTATTAGAACCCAACTATGTGGAAGTGCAGCACTAAATCACTGGACTACCTCTGTAAGTGGGTGGAGGTGTGATGTAATATCAAACAAGCACAACTTGATCCACGGACTTAATGTGAGTGGCTGTTACCTCTCCTGGAAGATTACAAGGTTAAGCAGTCAGTGCAGTTACACCCTTTCAGATGGCTGACCACATTGACTGTAAATCTATGAAAGACTATGCATATTTCTCAACAGGGCAAGATGTCCTGGCTAAATGTCAAATTTTCAAGTCATAGCTCCATAGGAAACCATTGCTGCTGTGTGGATGAGTAGTCCACACCTGATCCACATTTTGCTGTTGCCACATTGGCCCTAACATTTCTGCTCTGCAGGTTTAGCTGTGTCAAGGATCCCTCTCAGGGTACATACCAGGATGATGTGGCTAATGTGACGTGAGGTTCTCTCTCAGACAACCTGGGGAATACACTGTGCATTTGACATGTGAGCAGATTGAGGACAGCCCCTGTAGAAAACCCAAAACTGAGAATCATTCCCATGCAAGGCGAGCCTCTCTGCAGAGTTGTCATGTCCATTTGTTCTGCTCTAGTTTGTATGTAGGTCATCGGTAGTAGCCCAGAGATGCAGCAGAATAGCAGCCGCACACTCTTTTACATGATATTTACAGAGTGTTGGGCTTCATATAGCTCTAATTTACATTCTGATTAATGCTGAAGTCCTGACTACCTGCAGTAATAAGCCAATTTTTCCAAATCACGACACAGTGAAGAGCTTTGATCTGTGGTATGAAATTGAAATAGGCTGCTCAAACGTTAatctatgtacagtatgtattaaCAGTTATTTCTTAaactg
The genomic region above belongs to Seriola aureovittata isolate HTS-2021-v1 ecotype China chromosome 9, ASM2101889v1, whole genome shotgun sequence and contains:
- the slmapb gene encoding sarcolemma associated protein b isoform X1 — its product is MDEKELSDPLNNVSLIKDDLTRSNMGSSGDSEKIIQRLNDELREAQDVANTEKHKCMELQGILEEERKENKQQADESAKQIKLLQGQLRQLQDEMGILRGQIDVSSSSRDELQSARDEVKSLKRALESATAERDRDVSAIQTNLATVSTDLDKWRQTANKYEHEIDNLQRDLQQQSKQWQKTAEIQASELQSMQVECNGLQKECSVLRSEKQDIVNKHQKERSSLQSECASLRAEKEELLKTYQKDKGNLQSECAALRSEKEAVLQKQQQLEKDLSSSRAQNAELSNSLKALERSQQELEKRLASLQLQHQQDSTKLQTQLDEADSRSKALQREYEEAKTELSDLKEKYEKTEQEKQLLTDELEGCKANMKELQEKGTKTSLLLPVQAIVIGLILALLYWCFGALW
- the slmapb gene encoding sarcolemma associated protein b isoform X2, with amino-acid sequence MDEKELSDPLNNVSLIKDDLTRSNMGSSGDSEKIIQRLNDELREAQDVANTEKHKCMELQGILEEERKENKQQADESAKQIKLLQGQLRQLQDEMGILRGQIDVSSSSRDELQSARDEVKSLKRALESATAERDRDVSAIQTNLATVSTDLDKWRQTANKYEHEIDNLQRDLQQQSKQWQKTAEIQASELQSMQVECNGLQKECSVLRSEKQDIVNKHQKERSSLQSECASLRAEKEELLKTYQKDKGNLQSECAALRSEKEAVLQKQQQLEKDLSSSRAQNAELSNSLKALERSQQELEKRLASLQLQHQQDSTKLQTQLDEADSRSKALQREYEEAKTELSDLKEKYEKTEQEKQLLTDELEGCKANMKELQEKGTKKPWMIWGPVVAVALTAVTAAVLFRT